The following coding sequences lie in one Treponema socranskii subsp. buccale genomic window:
- a CDS encoding extracellular solute-binding protein produces the protein MKKTLFAFMLLAAGMCVYALGSNDSKAAENAGPRPAWAKSADEVTGVVTIYTTFEETQQQIILDLWNRLYPKCKVEIVADSVGTLVTKIRADASSKADCIVGGMFAADGTKYHDVLQPYTSTVENEQLFHDKSGYYTYWDVQLMCLVVNPKILKNLGVTVKGYQDCLNPKLKGKIILADPAAASSGWRQLQTMLACMGDTFDDAKGWAYVEKIMGQSFKTNSSKDVFNLVNEGEYAVGLSYESTPAGIISLGGAVMEIVYPVEGNTAMASGGALCKNSPNVTAGKAMLDLCASKEFQDERAKIFGRPTNSRCKPTNMPPTDSFKLIELDHDYLSKNKDKMIEHWNDLWAKVKGR, from the coding sequence ATGAAAAAAACATTGTTCGCTTTTATGCTGCTTGCAGCGGGAATGTGTGTGTATGCACTGGGGTCGAACGATTCGAAGGCGGCGGAAAACGCAGGTCCTCGTCCCGCATGGGCAAAGAGCGCCGACGAAGTTACCGGTGTCGTAACAATCTATACGACCTTTGAAGAAACGCAGCAGCAGATTATTCTCGATCTCTGGAACAGACTCTATCCGAAATGCAAAGTCGAAATCGTAGCCGATTCCGTCGGTACGCTTGTAACGAAGATACGCGCGGATGCGTCGAGCAAGGCGGACTGCATCGTCGGCGGTATGTTCGCCGCGGACGGTACGAAGTATCACGATGTGCTTCAGCCCTATACATCGACCGTCGAAAACGAACAGCTCTTTCACGACAAGTCCGGCTACTATACGTATTGGGATGTTCAGCTCATGTGTCTCGTCGTGAATCCGAAGATCTTAAAAAATTTGGGTGTTACGGTAAAAGGTTATCAGGATTGTCTCAATCCGAAGCTCAAGGGTAAAATCATCCTTGCAGACCCCGCGGCGGCTTCATCCGGCTGGCGGCAGCTTCAGACCATGCTCGCGTGCATGGGAGATACTTTTGACGATGCGAAAGGCTGGGCCTATGTCGAAAAAATTATGGGGCAAAGCTTTAAAACCAATTCTTCGAAGGACGTGTTCAATCTTGTAAACGAAGGCGAATATGCGGTAGGGCTTTCTTACGAATCGACTCCGGCGGGTATCATTTCGCTCGGCGGCGCGGTTATGGAAATCGTCTATCCCGTCGAAGGAAATACGGCGATGGCGTCCGGCGGTGCGTTATGCAAAAACTCGCCGAACGTTACGGCCGGAAAAGCGATGCTCGATCTGTGCGCATCGAAAGAATTCCAGGATGAACGCGCAAAAATTTTCGGCCGTCCGACCAACAGCAGGTGCAAGCCGACGAATATGCCCCCGACGGACAGCTTTAAGCTTATCGAACTCGATCACGATTACTTGAGTAAAAACAAAGATAAGATGATTGAGCACTGGAACGATTTGTGGGCAAAGGTAAAAGGCCGTTAA
- a CDS encoding ABC transporter permease, with product MHRRKVFEFWNIIAIVIFFLFVLFLIYPIGGLLREAAYVDGSLSFDAFARFFAKNYYYSTIFNSCKIAAVVMLCCLLLGIPFAYFYTFFNLRGRKFLFVMSLLCTMSAPFIGAYAWILLMGNNGLVTRVLQSFGIPHVTIYGFGGIVFVQTLKLFPLVMIYMNGAFRDIDRSLMEAAESMGCKGVDRFFHVLMTLTMPTILAAALIVFMRSFADFGTPLLIGRGYTTCPVLIYNAYLGENGADNHFAAAISVLVVLITALIFLIQKLATNKFKFTISAMHPIEVKNCRGVKGVLMHIYCYVLVAIAMLPQFYIIYISFRNYNNSIQLPGYSLINYQKAFQKNLFRATGNTLVVGFFTLAIIILIAVLIAYLVVRRSSIMSHTLDTISMLPYIMPGSVIGIALVIVFSKPPFAIAGTLGIMIAALAIRRLPFTSRSAAAAMMKITPSIEEAALSLGASKVKTFAGITVPMMSSGIISGAVLSWVSIITEMSSGVILYNNRTMTLTIGTYVQINNGVYGVAAVFASVTTILTIICLAVYLRFTKLEDVQV from the coding sequence ATGCATAGACGGAAAGTGTTCGAATTTTGGAATATTATTGCGATCGTCATATTTTTCCTTTTTGTTTTATTTCTTATCTATCCGATCGGCGGATTGCTTCGTGAAGCGGCGTACGTAGACGGCAGCCTTTCGTTCGATGCGTTTGCCCGTTTTTTTGCAAAAAATTATTATTATTCGACGATATTCAACAGCTGTAAAATTGCTGCGGTAGTCATGCTGTGCTGTCTTTTGCTCGGCATACCCTTTGCGTATTTTTATACGTTTTTCAATTTGCGCGGCAGGAAATTCCTCTTTGTGATGAGCCTGCTCTGTACGATGTCCGCGCCCTTTATCGGCGCATACGCATGGATTTTGCTTATGGGCAATAACGGACTTGTAACGCGCGTATTGCAATCCTTCGGTATTCCGCACGTCACGATTTACGGTTTCGGCGGTATCGTGTTCGTACAGACTTTGAAGCTTTTTCCGCTCGTGATGATTTATATGAACGGCGCTTTCCGCGATATAGATCGCTCGCTTATGGAAGCTGCGGAGAGCATGGGCTGTAAAGGAGTCGATCGTTTTTTCCACGTACTCATGACGCTGACCATGCCGACTATTTTGGCGGCGGCGCTCATCGTGTTTATGCGCTCGTTCGCGGACTTCGGCACTCCGCTCCTTATCGGGCGCGGTTATACGACGTGCCCCGTTTTGATTTACAACGCATACCTCGGCGAAAACGGTGCGGACAATCACTTTGCTGCGGCGATCAGCGTGCTCGTCGTGCTTATAACCGCACTTATTTTTCTCATTCAAAAACTTGCAACGAATAAATTTAAATTTACGATCAGCGCGATGCACCCGATCGAAGTGAAAAATTGCCGCGGCGTTAAAGGGGTGCTGATGCATATCTATTGTTATGTGCTCGTTGCGATCGCCATGCTTCCTCAGTTTTACATCATCTACATATCGTTCAGAAATTATAACAACAGCATTCAGCTGCCGGGTTATTCGCTTATTAATTATCAAAAGGCATTTCAAAAAAATTTGTTTCGCGCTACCGGCAACACGCTGGTAGTCGGTTTTTTTACGCTCGCGATCATAATACTGATTGCGGTGTTGATTGCGTATCTTGTGGTGAGACGCAGCAGTATCATGAGCCACACGCTTGATACGATTTCGATGCTGCCGTATATCATGCCGGGTTCCGTAATCGGTATTGCGCTTGTCATTGTGTTTTCCAAGCCGCCGTTTGCTATTGCCGGTACGCTCGGTATTATGATTGCGGCTTTGGCTATACGGAGGCTGCCGTTTACGAGCCGATCCGCCGCTGCCGCCATGATGAAAATAACGCCGAGTATCGAAGAGGCGGCGCTGAGTCTCGGAGCGAGTAAAGTAAAGACATTTGCGGGAATTACCGTGCCTATGATGTCGAGCGGCATCATCTCCGGTGCGGTTTTAAGCTGGGTATCGATTATTACCGAAATGTCGAGCGGTGTCATTTTGTATAACAACAGAACGATGACGCTTACGATCGGAACCTATGTACAAATCAATAACGGCGTTTACGGAGTTGCCGCCGTGTTCGCATCCGTTACTACGATTTTAACAATTATTTGTTTGGCGGTATATTTGCGTTTTACGAAACTCGAAGATGTGCAAGTGTAA